The sequence TGGTACAAAAAAATGACTGATAAACGAGTTTACTCATAATTTGTTTAACAACCAACGAAATGACTGGAGTACGTATTAACTGTTAAGGTTCCTAAGACGTGGAAAAAAACTGCTTGGAGGAAGTTAACAATTCACTTCATACATGATTCTGGTTGATGCAAAGGTACGTACTTATTTATTTCATATGTTCTTATAATCTTATCATATTCATATTGTTTATTAAAAAACGAATTGTCATACCTATGATTACAGTTTTGATTTGACATTACAAAGTCATAAACAGTTTGTGGGGGATTCGTTTTTACACATATATGATAAAGATATGTCACAATGTTCTTAAGTGTTTGCATTGACCAAACACTGACATGCATTACATGAGCAATCCGAGAACATGAAGAGTTTCGAATGGTAATGTTGTTTACCAGCTTTCAATAAAGATTTCAGCTTTTGTCTACAATAGGGTTACATcctattttcattttgaaaagtgAAAGTATTTATTTTGTCTGTAGTTTCATTCTATCATGATATCCATTTTGTTATTACAAAGCTTTTTACTCAATTCATTGAATAATACGTTTTCCCAATGAAACTCcatttttgtactttttagctttcaaGAATCTGATATTGAGGTGTTATTTCATGTATTGTGTTCATGTAGTTAGTTTCTGGGTTCTGCCAACAAGGTATTTGTATAACACCTTCTGAACAAATCGACAAGCGATGCTTACATGAACATGTATAGTGATTATTCTTGTGGAGTGTGGTTAGTGTTGTACATGTTGTAAAGTGTTATCAAGGGTGGATGATGAAAATGTTGATCCATGCCAAAGAAGGAAGAGCACTAGAGCTTGATCGGTGATACACGTAAACGTGTGGACTTGAAAATTTTCGATAATTAAAGATGTGTTCTTTGATGGTTTAGTTGATATCATAAGTCAAGATTTGCCATAGATGGGAGATATTAATTGCTTTTGGTTCAAAAATTTGTAGATATGCAACTCAAGTTTCAGTCAAACATAAACGAAGTGAGTAACTAATCCTTCATTGCTTCTATACTTTTTTTAACCCCTTTTAATTTTGTTATAATGTTGTTTGAAAAGCATTTCATAAACAAtgtaatacattaatattacaatTGTATGTTTATTTCATCCACAACAATACTTGTGATACTGTCTATATCATACATCTATTGATATAACATTTTACAATTCcagtttgtttgattaagagtactcgtgcaacgcacgggttcTTAAATCTAGTATATAATAATCGTTAAAAGTATAACTTACATGAAGTATCATTAGCTTAAAAGTATGTAACATGAAGTATCAATCATTAGCTTGCTGGTGGATTGAAGAACTGAGCTAATCAAAAGGTTTTAAAGTATATTTACTTAAACATCCATTATGAAAAATACATCTTTATTCTTTATAATGTTAattttgttgtaaatttagtagttaaatatggatggtaattagtcaaatatggatagtaaaatttgtactatatatatgtgcataatataagttacaaaaacacacatatacattaaatacatcacacatctcttcaacctctttctctcatatatcttctacaacacatctctcttttattggttctttcaatttgaatatattgaaccaggccactaaaggtagttataagcctactgaaatataacacgttatcagcacgaagtgctccgtataatcaaggtttatctaagcaagcacacgtcactaatcaaggtaagaaattatctaatttttattaacttcactaacatttatatttatgttatttaagttatatatggtcggttataccgcctgaattatatttctgtaatctaacttttattaacttcactaatatttatatttatgttatttaagttatatatggtcggttataccgcctgaattatatttctgtaatctaactttcattaacgtcactaacatttatatttatgttatttaagttatatatggtcggttataccgcctgaattatattttctgtaatctaactcttattaacttcactaatatttatatttatgttaataagacctcatgattgtacgcaacacgtcatttgacaacacggtactttatgtacgcaacacgtcatttgacaacacggtaccatgggtcgagattaattccgatcaatacgaatacgatggggtctttatatgttatctaacatttatgattacttatgcaattaatcattatttatttcatgcatactaatgtttattcttaaaagtaaatcttaaaagttaaaataagaaaaaatagtttgtatttttattaaaagtaaatcttaaaagttaaaataagaaaaaatagtttgtatttttattaaaagtaaatcttaaaagttaaaataagaaaaagtagtttgtatttttattaaaagtaaatcttaaaagttaaaataagaaaagtagtttgtatttttattaaaagtaaatcttaaaagttaaaataagaaaaagtagtttgtatttttattaaaagtaaatcttaaaagttaaaataagaagaaaaaaatcttgtcctttatattactcatacgcgttttgatatagtgactttattcgttaacgtcaactaacgacgttacaacggtcatatatacataacggttgttaacgtcaactgacgacgttacaacaactatatttttcaaatataaaataaacatctccgttttcacattttcacaaatcaatcttcatttttcagattactactctcaaaaagtttttgtaaaaatgattcacacaaggatgatttttcctattgtattggtcatattaactatcatcattgttgctaatataccaccgggtgaacctatattctatcctgcccttgtggttttattatttgtaatcataccattattctgttgtttgctacttatgaatttaaaatgattctaatttcattttattatttgtctatgaatagaagttgattatgattatgatttatgttattcatctttttgataatagaaaatgtcgaatttgaaaaggcttaaatttgctcatttagaacaagtgggaacaactacttaacatgggttatgaatgtagaaaaacatctcgaatcaaacggtattttagaaaccctgaatgaaaataacaattattccgaacaagagaaagcaatagtaagtatttttcttagcaaacatattgacgagtccttagaatctacatattatatgatcgaaaatccaagtgtattatggaaaatactcaaagatagatacgatattaattatcaaaaaataaaaataaaaaataacggtgatccatgaaagaataaaattaaagatattagtagacgctcttataagaattccggagattcttattaatgatctggtaacgtggatcatcagtctagtatttcttgaatacatgaacatcttgtttagctctacaaataagtcccaaaagaaaagaaaacgagagtgaatctgttgacaaatcttgattaaattaactctgagctaccttgagacttgaatggtttgaattttctaagatgcctagttttttttatgtatcactcataaataaatggttttagaccataacgcatatgttttattaagtgttatcttttatgtacttcagattataacttgtttgcaggtaatataatttgattatcttgctgaaatataactcattatttgcttatcttatttgaagttttagtatgaatcctgcagaaatacaacatcaattaaatgataaagacctatgtattgcagatagtagtaacatacacactatgatcaaatctaagaaatatttcattgatttaaatcaaatgaaggaattataaatactatatcagctcttgcaaacttgatataagaaacgaaaaaggcaaaatttcatattaccaaatgttacgaattttttggtaaacaatgtcttgttttctcccaaatcaaagagaaatttgttaagtttctctgatatatatcataatggatatgattatcagtcaatgataatcgaaaatgagaaatatctatgtagcaccgaaaagcgcataggattaaaagcgcatatgataaaaagcgcatatgatgaaaagcgcagcgcatatgattaaaagcgcatatgataaaaaacgcatatgatgaaaagcgcatcgcatataattaaaagcgcatataatgaaaagtgcatatgacgaaaagcgcagcacatatgattaaaagcgcatatggtgaaaatgatatatgatgaaaagcacatatggtgattaatgaaaatcacatatggtgattaatgaaaagcacatatagtgattaatgaaaagcacatatagtgattaacgaaaaacacatatggtgattaatgaaaatcacatatggcgattaatgaaaagcacattgagaaataatcaccaatgtttcttgaaagaattcaagggtatatatatggaccaattcatccatcatgtggaccatttttctaatagacgcatctaacgcatggtctcatgtttgtgtgttatcaagccataatatggcatttgcaaagtttcttgcacaaattattaaattaagaacacattattctgattacaccattaaaaggatgagacttgataatgctggtgagttaacatctcaagcttttaataattattatatgtctacaaggattgttgttgaacatccagttgctcatgtgcatacacaaaattggtttagctgaatcaatagataaacgcttacagctaataactagacaattagaaatgagtacaaaactctcaatatttatatggggacatgtaaatttacatgatgtgacattaattcgcattaaatcaagtgcaagttataaatattctccattaccaacttaattttggtggagaccaaatattttccatcttagaacatttggttgtgcagtgtatttttaattgaacaaccacaacaaatggttcctcaaagaaggattgaaatatatgttagatatgaaacatcttcaatcataagatatattgaacccatgacgggtgatgtttttacagcaagttttgtcgattgtcactttaatgaaacattgttccctatattagggggagaaatgaaatataaataaaatgatgtttcatggtgtgaacaccaattaaggaatattgatcatcgcacaaaagaatgcgaaaagaaagttcaaatataatgcatatgcaagaacttgcaaattaattactttatgcatttaaagatacaaaaaataagtgactaaatcatatataccagcagtaaatgcttcagctagaattgaaattacaaaagctggcaataatgtcactcatgagtctttgctacggcagaaacgtgggagaccaattggttccaaagataaaaatcctcgaaaaagaaaatcagctgataatgaggtaaaagaaagtgttcaagaagaaccacaaatcaatactccttctgcagaggatattgataaatgtaaatacataaattgcaataaattatgcaatattatgaaactgaaatgaaatgaaaaatcttgatgagatattttcatataatgttacaatgacatcatgaataaagatgatgatctggaaccaaaatctgtcattgaatatcaaaatagacgtgattgaactcaacggaaaggagcaatacgagctgaattagaatcgctcaataaaagaaaagtttttggatcaatcgttatcacttttaaagatgtgaaacaatgggatacaaatgaatttttatccgaaaagaaatgtgcaaatgaagttacaaggcaaaactagacttgtaactcaagatttcccacaaagaccagaaatgaattaggagaaaaacttatcctcctataatgaatacaattacttattagatacttaatcaacctggtagttatttaaatgcatctcatggatgttgttactacttatctgtatggatcacttaatagtgatatatatatatgaatatacctgaagggttaaggtatcataagcatctaatgcaaaactcagtggaatatattccattaaatcacaaagatttctaaatgggtttatacaatcgggacgtatgtggtataatcgattaaattactacttgataagaaaagggtatacatataaacttatttgcacgtgtgttttataaaaacaatgttcggatatgtgatcatagctgtttatatcaattatcttaaataaagaaatctatgaagccattcaacttctaaagaaagattttaaaattaaaaaaaatcaagtattacgttgatttacatattgagcatactaatgacttacttatacatcaaacaacttataccgaaaagattttaaaatattttaatatggacaagacaaaaaccattaagtactcatatggttgttagatcttaatattgatactaatccatttcatcctctagaagatcatgaagatcttcttggttcagaagttctatattttagtgcaattggggctcttatgtatcttacaaattatacaagatctgacatttcttttgcagttaatttgttgacaaggttcagctcagcccctaccaaaagacattggaatgggatcaaacaaatagtttgataccttcggggaactactgatttataattattttattctaacaactcgaaacaagatttgtttggttatacagatgcagattatttatctgatctacataaagctaaatctcaaactggatatgtattcctaaatggaggcaccgcaatatcatgacgttctcaaaacaaacacttgttgcaacatcatcaaatcatgccgaagtgattgcattacatgaagctactcaggaatgattttagttaagatcaatgatacaaatcattattgattcttgtagactagaacgctataaaagcccaacaactatctatgaagataatacagcttacatagtacaaatgaaagaagagtatcaaaaatggcagaacaaaacataaatgctgacgaggcgctaaagctataaacggtcataagtttgatggaaaagaatggtatattggtaaggctcagaaaaagactgaaagggaataggaattgaaacaacagtttgagcaaaccatgaaggagactgtagacaaatcacatgggtcaaacttgtacataaaagatttagatgatacagtttcagatgaaaacctcagattcttctcatatactcaagatctcgtaaaagacaaccagattaaaatgagatacgttcaatcaacaactctgctgatctttataccaaagcactgtcaatcgctgttttcaaaacatacgttcacaatattggcatgaggcaagttcaaaagatgtgacgactcagcgttctCTACTTGAggaggagtcaactctatgctgcactctttttcccttagctaaagttttatcccactgggttttctttagcaaggtttttaacgaggcagtattaattgttctttaaaaaaattaccatccaagggggagtgttgtaaatttagtagttaaatatggatggtaattagtcaaatatgaatagtaaaatttgtactatatatatgtgcataatataagttacaaaaacacacatatacattaaatacatcacacatctcttcaacctctttctctcatatatcttctacaacacatctctcttttattgattctttcaatttgaatatattgaaccagccattaaaggtagttataagcctactgaaatataacaaattttttatttttatcaaaatcATTTTTCGACCTGCCATGTAGCATAAACGAGATTTTCCTTTCATTCAGAAATCAACCAAGCAAAATTCATTAGAACAAAATAGAGATTTCGTTACACCATTGAAATCAAACCAAACACCAAAGGCACCAACCAACCTATAAACTACTACTAATTGGAACTGCAAAGTTATTGAAGAAACGATATAACAAAGTAACATTCTGGTCATCATCATACAAGTATGACACGTAACTGTGAGTCACATTTATTTAACAGGTACTTCATAGATAAGATGTATCATCATCTTTTACAAGTATTAGATAAAACAGTGCTACAAGCACAAACCTCGAAGCTCATAATCAAAAGATATAAAAGAAAAGGATTTGGAAAGGATTTGGAAACAGGAACAGAACCCACATCAAGGGCCAAACTTTAAGATCTTACAGCAAACCAGCCGAAAATCTACAGGGCTGATAGGATTTCATCTGCACTGGAAACGGTAAATTCTCCACCTGATTCAATGTTAGCAACTGTCACTTTGAGGTTATCGACTAACAAAGCAAACCTCCTTGACCTAATACCAAGCCCTTTCTCGTTGAGGTCAAGCTCTAGTCCAAGTGCGTGAGTGTAGCTTGCAGACCCATCAgcaagaaatttcacatttttggTCTCTGGGTACGATTTCTTCCACGCCTTCATCACAAATGGGTCGTTTACTGCAAATGAAATCAAGAATACAACGCTTGTTATTATTATAACTCATAAGAACAAATGATAAACATACATTATGATCATCAGACTTACCACTAATCAACAGAAGTTCCTCAACACCCTTCGATTTAAGCTCTTCGGATTTCTCAATGAAGCCAGGGACATGCTTCATACTATTTCAAATGAAAAATGATTATGTGAATGTTATAATATTCAAATTCAAAATTGaatgtaaaagaaaataataatataataagcaACAAACAAAATGTTAACTTTGATCAATAACTAGTTCAAAAATGAGTGCATTTGAATACACAAGCCTGAATTTTTCTTAGATAGCCATATTAGTATCAATTTTTAGCCCAATAACTCTACTTATTTATACAAAATGCCAAATGCTTAAGTATAGTAATAATCCCAAATCGTAGTAATTACCCAAAATTAGGGATTTTTTTTAACAAAACCCTAAGATCGGAAGCTGATACAAGACATATGCAATTAAGCAGTAATTGATGGCACAGGTGAGCATAAAATCACAAAAAAACATTCGCAATTGCTAACAACAAGTAATAAAAGTAAACGAATTTAAGATTACCTGCAAGTAGGAGTAAAGGCACCGGGAACACCAAAAAGAACGACTTTTTTACCGGCGGTAAGAGAGTGTACGGACACAGTTTGCAACTGATCTTGTTCATCGAAGTAAGCAAGTGTTCCGTCTGGAATGGTGTCACCAACTGCGATCGGGGccattttttgttttgttttgacgAAGAAAAAGGAAAAGGAATGGTTGATTTTGCTTTTTTGGTCTTGTAATGAATTCCCTCTATATAGTCAGCAAGTGGCGGACTTGAAgatgattaattaattaaattaataaacaATTTATAAATCCGGTACAATAATATGCTTCTATCTTGTTACAGTATTAAATTAAATTCTTTTTAATTTAGTTTGACTGAGTAAACAAGATCTGTTTTTGTACTTATTAATACCTGAATGATAATGACAATAAAAAACTAAATTAAAATTAAAGCTAGAGTAAATAATGATAGATCAAAATAAATTGTCAATTTGacaatatatataatcataataaaCCAGTTTAAAGACCCGTAATTTTACGAATTTgttaaaaaagaaaataataaatatCAATTCTATTTATTTTCATGAATGAGATCGTGAATAGTTGAAAGATGTAATTAAAAAGTCTTAAaacaaattttattatttatatttaaatatttatatttaatatttaattattaatagcaTAATTTATTTTGAATTACTAAACATACTACAATttgaattaaattttttttaaatgaaGAATTATGACATAAGCAAATAGCCTAAATTTAGCATTACTTTTCATGTGAGATTAACACCTAAGCAAAAGTGACATTATCATTTTACACATTTATAAGATAGTATAGATAGATAAATTTTAACAGTTTAGTACTTGAACTTCAACGTTAGTTTGGTATTCTCTAGCATTATTCATCATCTTGACTAAGGAGCCCTCGAAGACATGTACAAAAAGGTCGTTGTCGATTCTTATTTACATTTATTTCTGAAAATATAATCATGTATTTTATGACATTTTGGATTAAAATGTTTATTTTAAGCAAAAGTTTGTAGCCTTCGTTTGTTGAATTACCTAGACAAttaaattttcattttcatataaATGCCTTTAAATCATCTTTGGCTATAGCATAATTGACCAAGTCTTATTTACTCAATTGACCAAGTCTACTACTCGtaaca comes from Rutidosis leptorrhynchoides isolate AG116_Rl617_1_P2 chromosome 4, CSIRO_AGI_Rlap_v1, whole genome shotgun sequence and encodes:
- the LOC139904290 gene encoding peroxiredoxin-2B codes for the protein MAPIAVGDTIPDGTLAYFDEQDQLQTVSVHSLTAGKKVVLFGVPGAFTPTCSMKHVPGFIEKSEELKSKGVEELLLISVNDPFVMKAWKKSYPETKNVKFLADGSASYTHALGLELDLNEKGLGIRSRRFALLVDNLKVTVANIESGGEFTVSSADEILSAL